In one Neobacillus sp. CF12 genomic region, the following are encoded:
- a CDS encoding EcsC family protein, which translates to MSKTKSLTHDAIMKALDWSYDKAINGGVPGMDTAIELADSYLQKSGTLDEKVKSLILWQNTKSATSGFLTGLGGLITLPVAVPVNITSVILVQMRMVAAIAHMGGYDVKDDQVKSFVYACLAGNGAKDILKNAGVQIGKKLAVTGIKKIPFEVIKKINRTVGFRLLTKFGGKGVINLGKMVPLAGGIIGGTVDAVATNTIGNVAYKLFIQDQNSKRNDEPEIIDML; encoded by the coding sequence TTAGATTGGTCTTATGATAAAGCAATTAATGGTGGTGTACCTGGAATGGACACGGCCATAGAATTAGCTGATAGTTATTTACAAAAAAGTGGGACCTTAGATGAAAAAGTTAAAAGTTTAATACTATGGCAAAACACCAAAAGTGCTACTAGTGGATTTTTAACAGGTTTGGGAGGACTTATTACATTACCTGTTGCTGTACCCGTTAATATAACTAGCGTTATTTTAGTTCAAATGAGAATGGTCGCAGCTATTGCACATATGGGTGGTTATGATGTAAAAGATGACCAGGTTAAATCTTTTGTTTATGCCTGTTTAGCCGGAAATGGAGCTAAAGATATTCTTAAAAATGCAGGCGTTCAGATAGGAAAAAAACTTGCAGTAACCGGTATTAAAAAAATCCCTTTCGAAGTAATAAAAAAAATCAACCGAACTGTAGGCTTTCGTTTACTAACAAAGTTTGGAGGAAAAGGAGTCATAAATTTAGGTAAGATGGTGCCTTTAGCGGGAGGAATTATTGGCGGTACCGTAGATGCAGTTGCTACAAATACTATAGGAAATGTTGCTTACAAGCTGTTTATTCAAGATCAAAACTCTAAAAGAAATGATGAACCTGAAATTATTGATATGTTATAG